Proteins encoded in a region of the Lepeophtheirus salmonis chromosome 6, UVic_Lsal_1.4, whole genome shotgun sequence genome:
- the LOC121119455 gene encoding uncharacterized protein: MKIQTLILLFISSFVISLSYGASRNKRQIQLDFGSIFGRPQPQPQQPNTPTRLNLGQIFQGFQPQPNQQQRPPNGFGGLLGALGGIAGQTEIQVNPDGTFNIGPQTPRPFQPATTISTFPPTTSTTTTTTFVPIDPGIIVEPFPSGPNQSNEPCMERRTDYFGTELVNGRQNRVRNLDQCKTMCQENPQCQYWTFGTRRSRNRRDRRACWLRSNKFGSEPHSSRVSGKKFCDNEIISISTTTTTTTRPIISSGCSTVGGADIGSACQLPFEYKNRIYNGCILVDAGDNIPWCSTLTQNGVHVGGRGKWGHCNGNTCLNDFNGAPAGPQIVTTTTTTTTTTTTTTTTTTTRKPTTGPTCGTNAKRYSTRIVGGRPADPNEWPWLAAMIRPSEVSSGQFCGATLISDRHVITAAHCVAPFKQDQIKVRLGEYNFNAEGETLDRTYNLESIKMHELYDAVKYYNDIAIMKLDRPVTFSKSIYPICLPPPIETYEKRRGYVIGWGTIYFGGPTSNILQEVNVAVWDNNKCKENYSALNRNVTSKMLCAGDRGRDACQGDSGGPLNCLNAFSQWELCGVVSWGARCAEPDYPGVYTRVTEYLDWIEQNK; encoded by the exons atgaaaatacagaCATTAATCCTATTATTCATTTCCTCATTTGTGATCTCTTTATCATATGGAGCATCTAGGAATAAAAGACAAA ttCAACTGGATTTTGGTAGTATATTTGGTCGACCTCAGCCTCAGCCTCAGCAACCAAATACACCAACACGCCTAAACCTTGGTCAAATATTCCAAGGCTTTCAACCTCAACCCAATCAGCAGCAAAGGCCCCCTAATGGATTTGGTGGACTTCTTGGGGCCCTAGGAGGTATTGCCGGTCAAACAGAGATTCAAGTTAATCCGGATGGAACGTTCAACATTGGTCCACAAACTCCAAGACCCTTTCAACCTGCTACAACAATAAGTACATTCCCTCCCACGACCTCCACAACTACTACAACGACGTTTGTCCCTATCGATCCTGGAATTATTGTAGAGCCTTTTCCATCAG GACCAAATCAAAGTAATGAACCTTGTATGGAGCGGCGAACAGATTACTTCGGAACAGAACTGGTGAATGGAAGGCAAAATCGA GTTCGTAACCTAGATCAATGCAAAACAATGTGCCAAGAGAATCCTCAATGTCAATATTGGACATTTGGAACTCGTAGATCTCGTAATCGTAGAGATCGTCGAGCATGTTGGTTAAGAAGCAATAAATTTGGATCTGAACCTCATTCTTCAAGGGTGTCTGGAAAGAAGTTCTGTGATAACGAAATCATTTCCATTTCAACAACAACGACGACGACTACTCGGCCCATCATATCCTCCGGCTGCAGTACAGTCGGAGGTGCTGATATTGGCTCAGCATGCCAATTACCGTTCGAGTATAAAAACCGTATTTACAATGGGTGTATATTAGTTGATGCTGGTGACAACATACCCTGGTGCTCAACTCTGACTCAAAATGGAGTTCATGTAGGTGGACGAGGAAAATGGGGACATTGTAATGGAAATACTTGTCTCAATGATTTTA ATGGAGCTCCTGCAGGGCCTCAGATAGTTACAACCACGACGACGACGACAACGACCACAACCACCACAACAACTACTACCACGACAAGGAAACCAACCACAGGACCAA CTTGTGGCACAAATGCCAAAAGATACAGTACTCGTATCGTTGGAGGACGTCCAGCAGATCCTAATGAGTGGCCATGGCTTGCAGCAATGATTCGTCCAAGTGAAGTATCTTCTGGACAGTTTTGTGGAGCCACTTTAATATCTGATAGACACGTGATCACTGCAGCTCATTGCGTTGCACC GTTTAAACAAGATCAAATCAAGGTCCGATTGGGAGAGTATAATTTCAATGCGGAAGGAGAAACTTTAGACCGAACATACAATTTGGAGAGTATTAAAATGCATGAGTTATATGATGCTGTCAAATACTATAATGACATTGCTATCATGAAACTGGACCGTCCAGTTACATTCAGCAAATCTATATACCCCATTTGTCTTCCCCCACCCATAGAAACATATGAAAAACGCCGAGGCTATGTCATTGGATGGGGTACAATATACTTTGGAGGTCCAACCTCCAATATTCTGCAAGAAGTCAATGTTGCAGTATGGGATAATAACAAATGCAAAGAAAACTATTCGGCCCTAAATCGCAACGTGACTTCTAAAATGTTGTGTGCCGGTGACCGAGGAAGGGATGCATGCCAAGGAGACTCTGGTGGTCCACTTAATTGCTTAAATGCCTTTAGTCAATGGGAGTTATGCGGAGTTGTATCATGGGGAGCTCGTTGTGCTGAGCCAGATTATCCTGGAGTTTATACAAGAGTCACAGAATATCTGGACTggattgaacaaaataaataa